Proteins encoded within one genomic window of Actinoplanes octamycinicus:
- a CDS encoding cold-shock protein: MAQGTVKWFNADKGFGFITVDGGGADVFVHFSAIQTSGYRTLEENQRVEFEIAQGQKGPQAEQVRPL; this comes from the coding sequence ATGGCGCAAGGAACCGTGAAGTGGTTCAACGCAGACAAGGGCTTCGGCTTCATCACCGTCGACGGCGGGGGTGCTGACGTGTTCGTCCACTTCTCGGCCATCCAGACGAGCGGCTACCGCACTCTGGAGGAGAACCAGCGGGTGGAGTTCGAGATCGCCCAGGGCCAGAAGGGCCCGCAGGCGGAGCAGGTTCGCCCGCTCTGA
- a CDS encoding glycoside hydrolase family 3 protein, with translation MMSKHGELPELAAAVLQPGFVGTSAPDWVRRWLGAGLGGVALFARNVESPDQVAALTAQLRAERPDVIVAIDEEAGDVTRFESRLGSSRPGNLALGAIDDPELTEAVARDLGRDLAAAGITLDYAPDADVNNNPDNPVIGVRAFGAEPLLVARHTAAFTRGIQAYGVAACAKHFPGHGDTAVDSHHDVPLITQSLAELAAIELIPFQAAIAAGTRVVMTGHLLVPAYDDALPATLSPKILTGLLREQLGFDGLIVTDGIEMQGVRRRFGLEGATVRALAAGVDAICVGGDHADEETAIRLRDAIVAAVRSGELAEERLRDAVARVRALADWTTRTQREAGVVPGAQPASALGSDIGFAAARRAVRVTRAAGAPDLPIAGVPHVVEFAPERNIAIGSETPWGIGAPLAGLLPGTTSVRFGADDLAALSDPAGTLLAAAAGRPLVLVVRDVHRHRWIADTLDRMIEARPDAIVVEMGIPIKVVGGVHVATFGATRACGQAAAELIAGADVPEPVAA, from the coding sequence ATCATGTCCAAGCACGGCGAATTGCCGGAACTTGCCGCTGCGGTTCTCCAGCCGGGCTTCGTCGGCACCTCCGCGCCGGACTGGGTCCGCCGCTGGCTGGGCGCCGGTCTCGGTGGCGTGGCGCTGTTCGCCCGCAACGTCGAATCGCCCGACCAGGTCGCCGCGCTCACCGCGCAGCTGCGCGCCGAGCGGCCCGACGTGATCGTCGCGATCGACGAGGAGGCCGGGGACGTCACCCGGTTCGAGTCCCGGCTGGGCAGCTCCCGCCCGGGCAACCTGGCGCTCGGCGCGATCGACGACCCGGAGCTGACCGAGGCGGTCGCCCGGGACCTGGGCCGCGACCTGGCCGCGGCCGGCATCACGCTGGACTACGCGCCGGACGCGGACGTCAACAACAACCCCGACAACCCGGTCATCGGGGTCCGCGCCTTCGGCGCCGAACCCCTGCTGGTGGCCCGGCACACGGCCGCTTTCACCCGGGGCATCCAGGCGTACGGCGTGGCCGCCTGCGCCAAGCACTTCCCCGGCCACGGCGACACCGCCGTCGACTCGCACCACGACGTGCCGCTGATCACCCAGAGCCTGGCCGAGCTGGCCGCCATCGAGCTGATCCCGTTCCAGGCCGCGATCGCCGCCGGCACCCGGGTGGTGATGACCGGGCACCTGCTCGTCCCGGCCTACGACGACGCCCTGCCGGCCACGCTCAGCCCCAAGATCTTGACCGGCCTCCTCCGTGAGCAGCTCGGCTTCGACGGCCTGATCGTCACCGACGGCATCGAGATGCAGGGCGTACGCCGCCGCTTCGGCCTGGAGGGCGCCACCGTGCGCGCCCTGGCGGCCGGTGTCGACGCGATCTGCGTGGGCGGCGACCACGCCGACGAGGAGACCGCGATCCGGCTGCGCGACGCGATCGTCGCCGCGGTGCGCTCCGGCGAACTCGCCGAGGAGCGGCTGCGCGACGCGGTCGCCCGGGTCCGGGCGCTGGCCGACTGGACCACGCGCACCCAGCGGGAAGCCGGCGTCGTGCCCGGCGCGCAGCCGGCCTCCGCGCTCGGCTCGGACATCGGCTTCGCCGCCGCCCGCCGCGCGGTCCGGGTCACCCGGGCCGCGGGCGCGCCGGACCTGCCGATCGCCGGCGTGCCGCACGTCGTCGAGTTCGCCCCGGAGCGCAACATCGCGATCGGCAGCGAGACGCCGTGGGGGATCGGCGCGCCGCTGGCCGGCCTGCTCCCCGGCACCACCTCGGTCCGCTTCGGCGCCGACGACCTGGCGGCCCTCAGCGACCCGGCCGGCACCCTGCTGGCCGCCGCCGCCGGACGGCCGCTGGTGCTGGTGGTCCGGGACGTGCACCGGCACCGCTGGATCGCCGACACGCTGGACCGGATGATCGAGGCCCGGCCGGACGCGATCGTGGTCGAGATGGGCATCCCGATCAAGGTGGTCGGCGGGGTGCACGTGGCCACCTTCGGCGCCACCCGGGCCTGCGGCCAGGCCGCCGCGGAGCTGATCGCCGGCGCGGACGTCCCGGAGCCGGTCGCCGCCTGA
- a CDS encoding GNAT family N-acetyltransferase, with the protein MSDYPVQDNAGAHRFELLVDGAVAALASYRLRGPDVVTVLHTETHPDMRGRGLAGELARQTLDLIRSRDQRIIPACPFFAHYITEHPEYADLVAD; encoded by the coding sequence GTGAGCGACTATCCGGTCCAGGACAACGCCGGGGCGCACCGGTTCGAGCTGCTGGTGGACGGTGCGGTGGCGGCGCTGGCCAGCTACCGGCTGCGCGGCCCGGACGTGGTGACCGTGCTGCACACCGAGACCCACCCGGACATGCGCGGCCGCGGCCTGGCCGGCGAACTGGCCCGCCAGACCCTCGACCTGATCCGCTCCCGCGACCAGCGGATCATCCCGGCTTGCCCGTTCTTCGCCCACTACATCACCGAACACCCGGAATACGCCGATCTGGTCGCCGACTAG
- a CDS encoding DUF4235 domain-containing protein codes for MAGKLEKIALKPVNVAMGVAAGAVAGMVFKKVWKLASGDDDAPDAGDESRGWGEVLIAAALQGAIFAVVKAAVHRGSAAGTKRLTGHWPD; via the coding sequence ATGGCGGGCAAGTTGGAGAAGATCGCGCTCAAGCCGGTGAACGTGGCGATGGGCGTGGCCGCGGGCGCGGTGGCCGGCATGGTCTTCAAGAAGGTCTGGAAACTGGCATCCGGCGACGACGACGCGCCGGATGCCGGCGACGAGAGCCGGGGCTGGGGCGAGGTGCTCATCGCCGCGGCGCTGCAGGGCGCGATCTTCGCCGTGGTGAAGGCGGCGGTCCACCGGGGCAGCGCGGCCGGCACCAAGCGCCTGACCGGTCACTGGCCTGACTAG
- a CDS encoding aldo/keto reductase, whose amino-acid sequence MEKRSFRRMGRDASVIGLGAWQLGADWGDVSEADAHATLQAAVDAGVTFIDTADVYGDGRSEQIVGSFVKDKPGLTVATKMGRRVAQEPGNYTLDNFRAWTDRSRANLGVDTLDLVQLHCPPTPVFSSDEVFDALDTLVQEKRIAAYGVSVEKVEEALTAIARPGTASVQIILNAFRLKPLERVLPAAAEAGVGIIARVPLASGLLSGRYDERTTFAADDHRNYNRHGEAFDVGETFSGVDFATGLEAVRRLQPLVPEGVTMAQFALRWILDQPAVTVVIPGARNPEQARANAHAAAVPPLSPETREKIAAVYDELIRPQVHDKW is encoded by the coding sequence GTGGAAAAACGAAGCTTTCGCCGGATGGGCCGGGACGCCTCGGTGATCGGTCTGGGTGCCTGGCAGCTCGGCGCCGACTGGGGCGACGTCAGTGAGGCCGACGCGCACGCCACCCTGCAGGCCGCGGTCGATGCCGGGGTGACGTTCATCGACACCGCGGATGTGTACGGGGACGGGCGCAGCGAGCAGATCGTCGGCTCGTTCGTCAAGGACAAGCCGGGTCTGACGGTGGCCACCAAGATGGGCCGCCGGGTGGCGCAGGAGCCGGGCAACTACACGCTGGACAACTTCCGGGCGTGGACCGACCGGTCCCGGGCCAATCTCGGGGTGGACACCCTGGACCTGGTGCAGCTGCACTGCCCGCCGACGCCGGTGTTCAGCAGCGACGAGGTGTTCGACGCCCTGGACACGCTGGTGCAGGAGAAGCGGATCGCCGCCTACGGCGTGAGCGTGGAGAAGGTCGAGGAGGCGCTCACCGCGATCGCCCGGCCCGGCACGGCCAGTGTGCAGATCATCCTGAACGCGTTCCGGCTCAAGCCGCTGGAGCGGGTGCTGCCGGCCGCCGCCGAGGCCGGGGTGGGCATCATCGCCCGGGTGCCGCTGGCCAGTGGCCTGCTCTCCGGGCGCTATGACGAGCGGACCACGTTCGCCGCCGACGACCACCGCAACTACAACCGGCACGGCGAGGCGTTCGACGTCGGCGAGACGTTCTCCGGGGTCGACTTCGCGACCGGTCTGGAAGCGGTTCGCCGGCTGCAGCCGCTGGTGCCCGAGGGCGTCACGATGGCGCAATTCGCGCTGCGCTGGATCCTCGATCAGCCCGCCGTCACCGTCGTGATCCCGGGTGCGCGCAATCCCGAGCAAGCGCGCGCGAACGCGCACGCCGCCGCTGTTCCGCCGCTTTCGCCGGAAACCCGGGAAAAGATCGCCGCAGTCTACGATGAGCTGATTCGCCCTCAGGTGCACGACAAATGGTGA
- a CDS encoding phage holin family protein yields MADVLNGRAARPLSEQSTAELVQRASEQLSKLVRDELTLAKAELAEKGKHAGIGAGLFGGAGVFAGYGVGALIATAIIALSLVWPLWLASLTVTVAVFLIAGVLALIGRSQFRRATPAEPQAAIEGLKADVDEVKHAVERGRG; encoded by the coding sequence ATGGCCGATGTGCTCAATGGCAGGGCGGCCCGACCGTTGTCCGAGCAGTCCACCGCGGAGCTGGTGCAGCGCGCCAGTGAACAGCTCAGCAAACTGGTCCGGGACGAACTGACCCTGGCCAAGGCGGAGCTGGCGGAGAAAGGGAAACACGCCGGGATCGGCGCCGGTCTGTTCGGCGGCGCGGGCGTGTTCGCCGGATACGGTGTGGGTGCCCTGATCGCGACCGCGATCATCGCCCTGAGCCTGGTCTGGCCACTCTGGCTGGCCAGTCTGACGGTCACCGTGGCGGTCTTCCTGATCGCCGGCGTCCTGGCGCTGATCGGCCGCTCCCAGTTCCGCCGGGCCACGCCCGCCGAGCCGCAGGCCGCGATCGAGGGCTTGAAAGCCGATGTCGACGAGGTCAAGCACGCGGTGGAGCGAGGCCGGGGATGA
- a CDS encoding DUF3618 domain-containing protein translates to MSERNGTTTKPDLVALRAEIKQTRSELGDTVQALAARADVKARAREQVVQARERVRVQVREQAAAVRLNPAPLVLLAAGLAAVAGVILIVRGRR, encoded by the coding sequence ATGAGCGAGCGCAACGGGACCACCACGAAACCTGATCTGGTGGCGCTGCGCGCCGAGATCAAGCAGACCCGGTCCGAGCTGGGTGACACCGTGCAGGCCCTGGCGGCCCGCGCGGACGTCAAGGCCCGGGCCCGGGAGCAGGTCGTGCAGGCCCGCGAGCGGGTCCGCGTGCAGGTGCGGGAGCAGGCCGCCGCGGTGCGGCTGAACCCGGCACCGCTGGTGCTGCTCGCCGCCGGGCTGGCGGCGGTCGCCGGAGTCATTCTGATCGTGCGGGGGAGGCGCTGA
- a CDS encoding mechanosensitive ion channel family protein — translation MSSVLTAVLGVTGAAVAAVVLVEASHWAMIRIGRRSALAAELAKTMHRPFLVTVTLFAIQQALRVVAGEFPGRAEVLHLLVLLCIGSLGWLVAALLLVLEDLTLARWRTDVPDNLRRRRIKTQVVMLRRVTVAAIVILTLGVMLMTFPGIRALGASVLASAGLVSVIAALAAQSTLGNVFAGLQLAFSDAIRVDDVVVVEQEWGRIEEITLTYVAVQIWDDRRLILPTSYFTTKPFQNWTRSSSAVLGTAEIDVDWSTPIEPLRTELRRVCEGSDLWDERVCVLQVTEAIGGTIRLRALVSAADAGALWDLRCLVRERLVAWMWENQRGALPRMRTQLDETDDGVAPVRQSLGTRRTDVSPDARVFSGGDDAEARGAAFGGADGHDDTVSTAAGVSGLSGR, via the coding sequence GTGTCCAGCGTTCTGACCGCCGTGCTCGGCGTGACGGGGGCCGCTGTCGCGGCCGTCGTGCTCGTCGAGGCGTCGCACTGGGCCATGATCCGGATTGGTCGCCGCTCGGCGCTCGCCGCCGAGCTGGCGAAAACCATGCACCGCCCGTTCCTGGTGACCGTCACCCTGTTCGCGATCCAGCAGGCGCTGCGGGTCGTCGCCGGGGAGTTCCCCGGCCGGGCCGAGGTCCTGCACCTGCTGGTGCTGCTCTGCATCGGCTCGCTCGGCTGGCTGGTGGCCGCGCTGCTGCTGGTCCTGGAGGACCTCACGCTGGCCCGGTGGCGCACCGACGTGCCGGACAACCTGCGCCGCCGGCGGATCAAGACCCAGGTGGTGATGCTGCGCCGGGTGACCGTCGCGGCCATCGTGATCCTGACCCTCGGCGTGATGCTGATGACCTTCCCCGGGATCCGGGCGCTGGGCGCCAGCGTGCTCGCCTCGGCCGGGCTGGTCAGCGTGATCGCGGCGCTCGCCGCGCAGAGCACGCTCGGCAACGTCTTCGCCGGGCTGCAGCTGGCGTTCAGCGACGCGATCCGGGTGGACGACGTGGTCGTGGTGGAGCAGGAGTGGGGCCGGATCGAGGAGATCACCCTGACGTACGTCGCGGTGCAGATCTGGGACGACCGGCGGCTGATCCTGCCCACCTCGTACTTCACCACCAAACCGTTCCAGAACTGGACCCGGTCCAGTTCGGCGGTGCTCGGCACGGCCGAGATCGACGTCGACTGGTCCACCCCGATCGAGCCGCTGCGGACCGAGTTGCGCCGAGTGTGCGAGGGCTCCGACCTGTGGGACGAGCGGGTCTGCGTGCTCCAGGTGACCGAGGCGATCGGCGGCACGATCCGGCTCCGGGCCCTGGTCAGCGCGGCCGACGCGGGCGCCCTGTGGGATCTGCGCTGCCTGGTCCGGGAGCGGCTGGTCGCCTGGATGTGGGAGAACCAGCGCGGCGCGCTGCCCCGGATGCGCACTCAGCTGGACGAGACGGATGACGGGGTGGCGCCGGTGCGGCAGTCTCTGGGGACAAGGAGGACGGACGTCTCTCCGGACGCGCGGGTGTTCAGCGGTGGCGACGACGCCGAGGCGCGCGGCGCTGCCTTCGGCGGCGCCGACGGGCACGACGACACGGTTTCCACGGCGGCCGGTGTTTCAGGATTGAGCGGCCGGTGA
- a CDS encoding DUF1206 domain-containing protein has product MSSTTSNVKYHASRAADSKPLEFLARGGFVGYGIIHLLFAWIALQVAISGSGKQSDQSGALQELARQPYGKTLLVIITIGLFAMAVWQLFEAVVGESGEQTRSAIAERVLSGVRAVLYAYLGWLAIKVIQGANASMGDNYESKSAGLMGSEGGRWLVGLAGLVVVGVGIGIFVYGFKRKFTKHLNTQQMPHTTRQPIIRLGMSGYMAKGVAYAIAGVLFVTAAVTYDPDKARGLDAALKTLAGHPWGVWLLGLIALGIAAFGIYCFAQAKYRKI; this is encoded by the coding sequence ATGTCCTCCACCACCTCGAACGTCAAATATCACGCGTCACGCGCCGCGGACAGCAAGCCCTTGGAGTTCCTGGCCCGGGGTGGCTTCGTCGGCTACGGCATCATCCACCTGCTGTTCGCCTGGATCGCGCTGCAGGTCGCGATCAGCGGCTCCGGCAAGCAGAGCGACCAGTCCGGCGCTCTGCAGGAGCTGGCCCGTCAGCCGTACGGGAAGACCCTGCTGGTGATCATCACGATCGGCCTGTTCGCGATGGCCGTGTGGCAGCTCTTCGAGGCGGTCGTCGGGGAGAGCGGCGAGCAGACCCGGAGCGCGATCGCCGAGCGGGTGCTCTCCGGTGTCCGCGCGGTGCTCTACGCGTACCTGGGCTGGCTTGCGATCAAGGTGATCCAGGGCGCCAACGCCTCGATGGGCGACAACTACGAGAGCAAGTCGGCCGGCCTGATGGGTTCCGAGGGCGGGCGCTGGCTGGTCGGCCTGGCCGGGCTGGTGGTCGTCGGGGTCGGCATCGGGATCTTCGTGTACGGCTTCAAGCGGAAGTTCACCAAGCACCTGAACACCCAGCAGATGCCGCACACCACCCGGCAGCCGATCATCCGGCTGGGCATGTCCGGCTACATGGCCAAGGGCGTCGCGTACGCGATCGCCGGCGTGCTGTTCGTGACCGCCGCGGTGACCTACGACCCGGACAAGGCGCGCGGCCTGGACGCGGCGCTGAAGACCCTGGCCGGCCACCCGTGGGGCGTGTGGCTGCTGGGCCTGATCGCGCTCGGCATCGCGGCCTTCGGGATCTACTGCTTCGCGCAGGCCAAGTACCGCAAGATCTGA
- a CDS encoding trans-aconitate 2-methyltransferase has product MWDPAVYRRFGNERSRPFFDLVARIGATAPRAVADLGCGPGELTRTLADRWPSATVTGVDSSPEMIDKATAADPAAVPSAGPSAGSAAVPATGPAAVPAVGAGRVTFRLGDIASWRPGPDTDVLVTNAALQWVPGHQEMLTRWATELPSGAWLAMQVPGNFDAPSHRLLRATATDFGVAHVLRESPVDDPADYAARLTATGATVDAWETTYLHLLPVAGPDHPVLRWIEGTALRPVRAALDEDTWPTFRTELAKKIAGAYPARGDLVPFPFRRIFVVARTA; this is encoded by the coding sequence ATGTGGGATCCCGCTGTCTACCGGCGCTTCGGCAACGAGCGCTCCCGTCCGTTCTTCGACCTGGTCGCCCGGATCGGCGCCACCGCCCCGCGAGCCGTCGCCGATCTGGGCTGCGGCCCCGGCGAGCTGACCCGTACCCTCGCCGACCGCTGGCCGTCCGCCACCGTGACCGGCGTCGACTCGTCTCCCGAAATGATCGACAAGGCAACCGCAGCTGACCCAGCCGCCGTCCCGTCCGCCGGTCCCTCGGCTGGCTCGGCTGCTGTCCCGGCCACCGGTCCGGCGGCTGTCCCGGCCGTCGGCGCGGGCCGGGTCACGTTCCGGCTCGGCGACATCGCCTCCTGGCGGCCGGGTCCGGACACCGACGTGCTGGTCACCAACGCGGCGCTGCAGTGGGTGCCCGGCCACCAGGAGATGCTCACCCGGTGGGCGACCGAACTGCCGTCCGGCGCGTGGCTGGCCATGCAGGTGCCAGGCAACTTCGACGCGCCGTCACACCGCCTGCTCCGAGCCACCGCGACCGACTTCGGCGTAGCCCACGTGCTGCGCGAATCCCCGGTCGACGACCCGGCGGACTACGCCGCCCGGCTGACCGCCACCGGCGCGACCGTGGACGCCTGGGAGACCACCTACCTGCACCTGCTGCCGGTGGCCGGCCCGGACCACCCGGTGCTCCGCTGGATCGAGGGCACCGCCCTGCGCCCGGTCCGCGCGGCCCTGGACGAGGACACCTGGCCCACGTTCCGGACCGAGCTGGCCAAGAAGATCGCCGGCGCCTACCCGGCCCGCGGCGACCTGGTCCCCTTCCCGTTTCGCCGCATCTTCGTGGTGGCCCGGACGGCCTAG